In one Methylobacterium sp. SyP6R genomic region, the following are encoded:
- a CDS encoding LrgB family protein — MSGDFALWVFLSRTPLLWLTVTLTAYVVADRVSAATGRHPLANPVLHAIWMVGLVLIVTRTPYSVYFEGAQFVHFLLGPATVALAIPLYEHRKTVTRVLVPMLAALLVGSTAALVTGIGTAKLLGVPDQILIALAPKSVTASVAMGITSALGGDPTLTAVLVILTGILGAIMVTPLLDRLGIKDYRARGFAVGLAAHGIGTARAFQVSEVAGTFAGIAMGLNAFLTAVLVPLALAFLR, encoded by the coding sequence ATGAGCGGGGACTTCGCCCTGTGGGTGTTCCTGTCGCGCACGCCGCTCCTGTGGCTCACCGTGACGCTCACGGCCTACGTCGTCGCCGACCGGGTCTCCGCCGCCACCGGGCGTCACCCCCTGGCGAACCCGGTGCTGCACGCGATCTGGATGGTCGGCCTGGTGCTGATCGTCACCCGCACGCCCTACTCGGTGTATTTCGAGGGCGCGCAGTTCGTGCACTTCCTGCTCGGACCTGCCACGGTGGCCCTGGCGATCCCGCTCTACGAGCACCGCAAGACCGTGACGCGCGTCCTGGTGCCGATGCTGGCCGCGCTGCTGGTCGGCTCCACGGCGGCCCTCGTCACCGGCATCGGCACGGCGAAGCTCCTCGGCGTGCCGGATCAAATCCTGATCGCGCTGGCGCCGAAATCCGTCACCGCCAGCGTCGCCATGGGCATCACCTCGGCGCTCGGCGGCGACCCGACGCTGACCGCCGTGCTGGTGATCCTCACCGGCATCCTCGGCGCCATCATGGTGACGCCGCTCCTCGACCGCCTCGGCATCAAGGATTACCGCGCCCGCGGCTTCGCGGTGGGACTGGCCGCTCACGGCATCGGCACCGCCCGGGCCTTCCAGGTCAGCGAGGTCGCCGGCACCTTCGCGGGCATTGCCATGGGGCTCAACGCTTTCCTCACCGCGGTGCTGGTGCCGCTGGCGCTGGCGTTCCTGCGCTGA
- a CDS encoding bifunctional folylpolyglutamate synthase/dihydrofolate synthase — MPSSSDASSLPAVLDRLDRLTDWEKRPRGGMRVGLDPMRDLLARLDAPQASLRVIHVGGTKGKGSVCALIEAGLTRAGLRVGRYASPHVESVTERVCLQGRPVAEAILARALTRALDAHEAARRAGTAGADATWFDVLTAAALTIFGEAGLDWAVIEVGLGGRLDSTNAVESEVAVVTNVALEHTEILGNTRAAIAAEKVGILKRGAALVTTLGPDDEAGAVAAACAAALDCPVLRPAIPPEASIDEENAALAGLVLDHLGTSGARGRDGTPLHAGLLDAAARDGARLPGRLERRRIRTARGAVPVVLDGAHVPFNLAAVLRDLARAPNLCGPCIALVAMAGDKDAAGFLTVLARHAEAVVCTEMPERRGHAAAALRALAVAEGLEAEAAAAPDVAMARAAGLAADRGGWLLVTGSLHLVGALRAATEAPEA, encoded by the coding sequence TTGCCTTCAAGTTCCGACGCTTCTTCCCTGCCTGCCGTCCTGGACCGCCTCGACCGCCTGACCGACTGGGAAAAACGGCCGCGGGGCGGGATGCGGGTCGGGCTCGATCCGATGCGCGACCTGCTGGCCCGGCTCGACGCGCCGCAGGCCTCCTTGCGGGTGATCCATGTCGGCGGCACCAAGGGCAAGGGCTCGGTCTGCGCCCTGATCGAGGCCGGGCTGACGCGCGCGGGCCTGCGGGTCGGGCGCTACGCCTCGCCGCACGTCGAATCGGTGACCGAGCGGGTCTGCCTCCAGGGCCGGCCGGTGGCGGAGGCCATTCTCGCTCGCGCGCTGACCCGCGCGCTCGATGCCCACGAGGCCGCGCGCCGCGCCGGTACGGCGGGCGCGGACGCGACCTGGTTCGACGTGCTGACCGCCGCCGCGCTCACCATCTTCGGCGAGGCCGGGCTCGACTGGGCGGTGATCGAGGTCGGTCTCGGCGGGCGCCTCGATTCGACCAATGCCGTGGAAAGCGAGGTCGCGGTCGTCACCAACGTCGCCCTCGAACACACCGAGATCCTAGGGAACACCCGCGCGGCCATCGCCGCCGAGAAGGTCGGCATCCTCAAGCGCGGGGCGGCGCTCGTCACCACGCTCGGCCCCGACGACGAGGCCGGGGCGGTCGCGGCTGCCTGTGCCGCCGCCCTCGATTGTCCGGTGCTGCGGCCGGCGATTCCGCCGGAGGCCTCGATCGACGAGGAGAACGCGGCGCTCGCCGGCCTCGTCCTCGACCATCTGGGCACAAGCGGCGCGCGCGGGCGCGACGGCACGCCCTTGCACGCCGGCCTCCTCGACGCGGCGGCCCGCGACGGCGCCCGCCTGCCGGGGCGGCTCGAGCGGCGGCGGATCCGGACCGCCCGCGGCGCGGTGCCGGTGGTGCTCGACGGCGCCCACGTGCCGTTCAACCTCGCGGCGGTCCTGCGCGACCTCGCCCGCGCGCCCAATCTCTGCGGCCCCTGCATCGCGCTCGTGGCGATGGCGGGCGACAAGGACGCGGCGGGCTTCCTCACCGTGCTCGCTCGGCACGCGGAGGCGGTCGTCTGCACCGAGATGCCCGAGCGGCGCGGCCACGCCGCCGCGGCGCTCCGGGCGCTGGCCGTCGCCGAGGGGCTGGAGGCCGAGGCGGCGGCGGCGCCGGACGTGGCCATGGCGCGGGCCGCCGGCCTCGCGGCCGATCGGGGCGGCTGGCTCCTCGTCACCGGCTCGCTCCACCTCGTCGGCGCGCTGCGGGCGGCAACCGAGGCCCCGGAGGCCTGA
- a CDS encoding Lrp/AsnC family transcriptional regulator, translating to MPARLDAIDWAILRELQADGSITNVELARRVGLSAPPCLRRVRALEEAGIIRGYRALLEPKALGYEVVCFAMVQLAAQGQADLAAFAAQMRDWPMVRECWTLSGETDFLLKCVAPNLGAFQQLVGHLTGLPNVRTVRTALALDQIKDEPIAPLDGPAPEA from the coding sequence TTGCCCGCCCGCCTCGACGCCATCGACTGGGCGATCCTCCGGGAGCTGCAGGCCGACGGCTCCATCACCAACGTGGAACTGGCCCGCCGGGTCGGCCTGTCGGCACCGCCCTGCCTGCGCCGGGTCCGCGCGCTGGAGGAGGCCGGGATCATCCGCGGCTACCGCGCCCTCCTGGAGCCGAAGGCGCTCGGCTACGAGGTGGTCTGCTTCGCCATGGTGCAGCTCGCTGCGCAAGGCCAGGCGGACCTCGCCGCCTTCGCGGCGCAGATGCGCGACTGGCCGATGGTGCGGGAATGCTGGACGCTCTCGGGCGAGACCGACTTCCTGCTCAAATGCGTCGCGCCGAACCTCGGCGCCTTCCAGCAGCTCGTCGGCCATCTGACCGGCTTGCCCAACGTGCGCACGGTGCGCACCGCGCTCGCCCTCGACCAGATCAAGGACGAGCCGATCGCACCTCTCGACGGGCCCGCGCCCGAGGCGTGA
- a CDS encoding glycosyltransferase family 4 protein — translation MSADRPVVVVTGALAPYTQVLYRALAAALDRPLTVLACAAREPARQWELAAADGYRFAVLPGLRWHRDAVRNLYVNPGVVPRLAGLRPAAVILNDFSPTMAMAALAARALGVPYAIRTDGVPETDPGARSPAHRALRRLIVPGAAFGLAPSEGSRTLLSTYGLASERIHRAPLFPAWEAAASLPDPETRPYDVLFCGILNEEVKGARFFTDVMRACAEAGRPLRVRVAGDGPLRAEMAARLAEAGIPARFDGYLAQSALAEAHASARLLLFPSRGDVWGIVVNEALQSGTAVLASPHSGAAREMLEARGCGTVRPMDVADWARTALALLDDPGRRTALRETAGRVLPDFTLRRAVEGYRAGLSSVG, via the coding sequence GTGTCCGCTGACCGTCCCGTCGTGGTGGTGACCGGTGCGCTCGCCCCCTACACCCAGGTGCTCTACCGGGCGCTCGCCGCCGCCCTCGACCGACCGTTGACCGTGCTCGCCTGCGCGGCCCGGGAGCCCGCCCGCCAATGGGAGCTGGCGGCCGCCGACGGCTATCGCTTCGCCGTGCTGCCGGGCCTGCGCTGGCACCGGGACGCGGTGCGCAACCTCTACGTCAATCCGGGCGTCGTCCCGCGTCTCGCGGGCTTGCGGCCCGCGGCGGTGATCCTCAACGACTTCTCGCCCACCATGGCGATGGCGGCGCTGGCAGCCAGGGCCCTGGGCGTCCCCTACGCCATCCGCACCGACGGCGTGCCGGAGACCGATCCCGGCGCCCGCTCCCCGGCGCACCGGGCCTTGCGCCGCCTGATCGTGCCGGGCGCCGCCTTCGGCCTCGCCCCGAGCGAGGGCAGCCGGACGCTGCTGTCGACCTACGGGCTCGCGTCCGAGCGGATCCATCGCGCACCGCTCTTCCCGGCCTGGGAGGCGGCGGCGTCCCTGCCCGATCCCGAGACGCGGCCCTACGACGTCCTGTTCTGCGGCATCCTCAACGAGGAGGTGAAGGGCGCGCGCTTCTTCACCGACGTGATGCGGGCCTGCGCCGAGGCCGGGCGCCCGTTGCGGGTGCGGGTGGCCGGCGACGGGCCGCTCCGCGCCGAGATGGCGGCGCGCCTCGCCGAGGCCGGGATCCCGGCCCGGTTCGACGGCTACCTCGCGCAATCGGCCCTCGCCGAAGCCCACGCCTCCGCCCGGCTGCTGCTGTTCCCGAGCCGCGGCGACGTCTGGGGCATCGTGGTCAACGAGGCGTTGCAGAGCGGCACCGCCGTGCTCGCCTCACCCCATTCCGGCGCCGCCCGCGAGATGCTGGAGGCGCGCGGCTGCGGTACCGTACGGCCGATGGACGTCGCGGATTGGGCCCGCACCGCCCTGGCGCTCCTCGACGATCCCGGACGGCGGACCGCCTTGCGGGAGACGGCCGGTCGGGTCCTGCCGGATTTTACGCTGCGTCGTGCGGTCGAGGGATACCGGGCAGGGTTGTCGTCGGTGGGCTGA
- a CDS encoding polysaccharide deacetylase family protein gives MPQPFKTIARDHPVLRALLLRGLARWRRLAHAPPGLYTLCYHHVPEHHRAGFAAQIGYLQRHGRFVGADEALTLIESGGITGERHFLVTFDDGYADTVEVALPVLRAAGVPAILFLVGDWLDAPPASPPGPYAGRALVAEWLAAGMEIGSHSASHARIATLDDASAEREIAGSKVALEAATGRPIRHFACPWGVAERDYRPARDPALALGTGYASFFTTRRGVATGADDLATMPRHVLEPEWPLHELDALMGAPRVR, from the coding sequence ATGCCGCAACCCTTCAAGACCATCGCCCGCGACCACCCGGTTCTCCGGGCCCTTCTGCTGCGCGGCCTCGCGCGGTGGCGCCGCCTCGCCCATGCCCCGCCGGGCCTCTACACCCTGTGCTACCACCACGTTCCGGAGCATCACCGCGCCGGGTTCGCGGCGCAGATCGGTTACTTGCAGCGCCACGGCCGCTTCGTCGGGGCGGACGAGGCGCTGACGCTGATCGAGTCGGGTGGGATCACGGGGGAGCGACACTTCCTCGTCACCTTCGACGACGGCTATGCCGATACGGTCGAGGTCGCGCTGCCGGTGCTGCGCGCGGCCGGCGTGCCGGCGATCCTGTTCCTCGTCGGCGACTGGCTCGACGCCCCCCCGGCGAGCCCGCCCGGCCCCTATGCCGGCCGGGCCCTGGTGGCCGAATGGCTCGCCGCCGGCATGGAGATCGGCTCGCACAGCGCGAGCCATGCCCGCATCGCCACCCTGGACGACGCCTCGGCCGAGCGGGAGATCGCCGGGTCGAAGGTAGCCCTCGAAGCGGCGACGGGCCGACCGATTCGGCACTTCGCCTGCCCCTGGGGCGTCGCGGAGCGCGACTACCGGCCGGCCCGCGACCCGGCCCTGGCGCTGGGCACCGGCTATGCCAGCTTCTTCACCACCCGCCGCGGTGTGGCCACCGGCGCCGACGACCTCGCGACGATGCCCCGCCACGTCCTCGAACCGGAATGGCCCCTGCACGAGCTCGACGCCCTGATGGGAGCCCCCCGTGTCCGCTGA
- a CDS encoding lipid II:glycine glycyltransferase FemX, translating to MTRARRDTGLRIVLVEDVSAWDDLVWAQPGGTIFAASGWGVYKHRRGARIERLSVVDERERLVGLAQVQIRRRGPSRQIYVQGGPLLTREGECRGESVIRRLIGHIAPSPLDLLVVDLDRAASPGVLLGLLTAGFRPVSAPRRHTLEVDLSRGLDAVLAGMDRRWRKALRKALRNPALTARFLEDPAERLAAFDAFAAMYAALKARKGFPSRFDCAAYRDLVAGDPRQPILEVREGDEPCLVRLLHLGRDRTTAFFTAATERANLNGAAYLAVWCCLGRAAEAGHRVFDVGGIDPAANRGVYDFKRGFARHAVTSGPLWIYARSRLVAAAACLVLAR from the coding sequence ATGACCAGAGCTAGGCGCGACACGGGACTACGGATCGTACTGGTCGAGGATGTCTCGGCCTGGGACGACCTCGTCTGGGCGCAGCCCGGCGGCACGATCTTCGCCGCGTCCGGATGGGGCGTCTACAAGCACCGGCGCGGCGCCCGGATCGAGCGGCTGAGCGTCGTCGACGAGCGCGAGCGGCTGGTCGGCCTGGCCCAGGTCCAGATCCGCCGGCGCGGGCCCTCAAGGCAAATCTACGTCCAGGGCGGCCCCCTCCTGACCCGGGAGGGCGAGTGCCGCGGAGAATCCGTGATCCGCCGCCTCATCGGCCACATCGCCCCATCGCCCCTCGACCTCCTGGTCGTCGATCTCGACCGGGCCGCGAGCCCCGGCGTCCTGCTCGGGCTGTTGACGGCGGGCTTCCGGCCGGTCTCTGCGCCGCGCCGGCACACCCTGGAGGTGGACCTCAGCCGCGGCCTCGATGCGGTGCTGGCCGGCATGGACCGGCGCTGGCGCAAGGCCCTGCGCAAGGCTTTGCGCAATCCCGCCCTGACGGCGCGCTTCCTCGAAGATCCGGCCGAGCGGCTCGCCGCGTTCGATGCCTTCGCGGCGATGTACGCGGCCCTGAAGGCCCGCAAGGGGTTTCCCAGCCGCTTCGACTGCGCGGCCTACCGCGACCTCGTCGCAGGCGACCCGCGCCAGCCGATCCTTGAGGTCCGGGAGGGCGACGAGCCCTGCCTGGTGCGCCTCCTCCATCTCGGCCGCGACCGCACCACCGCCTTCTTCACCGCCGCGACGGAACGGGCCAACCTGAACGGCGCGGCCTATCTGGCGGTCTGGTGCTGCCTCGGCCGCGCCGCCGAGGCGGGCCACCGGGTCTTCGATGTCGGCGGCATCGATCCGGCGGCCAACCGGGGCGTCTACGATTTCAAGCGCGGATTCGCCCGCCACGCGGTCACGAGCGGCCCGCTCTGGATCTACGCCCGCAGCCGCCTCGTCGCGGCGGCGGCCTGCCTGGTGCTGGCGCGATGA
- a CDS encoding lipopolysaccharide biosynthesis protein, giving the protein MMRPASLLARLRGPSLLSLLDQGAVSGFGFLAGIAAARLVDMEDFGRFALVLIFGGVAQAVHNALVTAPMMTLAAAARSPRRYAAAILAGALVLGALLALGVAGALALYFALRGEAVPLDLVTAAGALTLGQNLQLTARRLLFASGAGPRALVMDLSRAAAFPVAVAGSWAMGAPLDAAQLVGLLAVTALLTTLPVIVGWAVEPGRRNLAAAASRHWQMARWLLPVVLVTFGQEQLVWILAGGALGDEALGGLRAAQYLVGIVLLMLTATENVVPTGAGRAYEAGGETALRAYLLGVAGRLGVPVGFLLALVAIPAELWLRLVFGAPYVPYAPCLRWLALGVVFIFLRDMVGQVFRARRRTDVIFRAFLVSLPVSLVLIRPLLDHYGAVGAAAAVAIGHGASLVALLTALARSEVPPLDGPSPNPAGPGAPAKRPDRC; this is encoded by the coding sequence ATGATGCGGCCCGCCTCGCTTCTCGCGCGCCTGCGCGGCCCGTCCCTGCTCTCCCTCCTCGACCAGGGGGCGGTGAGCGGCTTCGGCTTCCTCGCCGGCATCGCGGCGGCCCGCCTCGTCGACATGGAGGATTTCGGCCGCTTCGCCCTGGTTCTGATCTTCGGCGGCGTGGCGCAGGCCGTCCACAACGCCCTCGTGACTGCGCCGATGATGACGCTCGCGGCCGCGGCGCGCAGCCCGCGCCGCTACGCCGCCGCGATCCTCGCCGGGGCCCTGGTCCTCGGGGCCCTCCTGGCGCTGGGCGTCGCCGGGGCGCTCGCGCTCTACTTCGCCCTCCGGGGCGAGGCGGTGCCGCTCGACCTCGTCACCGCCGCCGGCGCGCTCACCCTGGGGCAGAACCTGCAGCTCACGGCACGGCGGCTGCTCTTCGCTTCCGGGGCCGGCCCCCGGGCGCTCGTCATGGACCTGTCCCGGGCAGCCGCCTTCCCGGTCGCCGTCGCAGGGTCGTGGGCGATGGGGGCGCCGCTCGATGCGGCCCAGCTCGTCGGGCTCCTGGCCGTCACGGCGCTTCTCACGACGCTGCCGGTCATCGTCGGGTGGGCGGTCGAGCCGGGGCGCCGGAACCTCGCCGCCGCTGCCTCGCGCCACTGGCAGATGGCGCGCTGGCTCCTCCCGGTGGTCCTCGTCACCTTCGGGCAGGAGCAGCTGGTCTGGATCCTGGCCGGCGGGGCGCTCGGCGACGAGGCCCTCGGCGGCTTGAGGGCGGCCCAGTACCTCGTCGGCATCGTCCTCCTGATGCTTACCGCGACCGAGAACGTGGTGCCGACGGGGGCGGGGCGGGCCTACGAGGCCGGCGGCGAGACGGCACTCCGGGCTTATCTGCTCGGCGTCGCCGGCCGGCTCGGGGTTCCGGTCGGCTTCCTCCTCGCCTTGGTGGCGATCCCGGCCGAACTCTGGCTGCGCCTCGTCTTCGGCGCGCCCTACGTTCCCTATGCGCCCTGCCTGCGCTGGCTGGCGCTCGGCGTCGTCTTCATCTTCCTGCGCGACATGGTGGGGCAGGTCTTCCGGGCCCGGCGCCGCACCGACGTCATCTTCCGCGCCTTCCTGGTCAGCCTGCCGGTCTCCCTGGTGCTGATCCGCCCGCTCCTCGACCATTACGGGGCCGTCGGGGCGGCGGCGGCGGTGGCGATCGGCCACGGCGCGTCACTGGTCGCCCTGCTGACGGCGCTCGCCCGGAGCGAGGTCCCCCCTTTGGACGGACCATCCCCGAACCCCGCCGGACCGGGCGCGCCCGCAAAAAGGCCGGATCGATGCTGA
- a CDS encoding O-antigen ligase family protein produces MLNALIAVAAATWFTLAYPVLRRRLETHPPSGGAPLFWPLALTVVFAFMPLVFTVPREDGNAVLEQGLTASNVVTIVLTGLTALYLFVKVAADRRVLLLPFAMPYLPFTLMIVMNGVSAAWSIVPTYTLYRTAELAVFTLSSILIFDRPDIRHRLADILAIVTLAWLVSVTPEILQSLASGIVFSSAKNNMMPLVCALLGFAAWFGPPNRRRGRYLVLAAAGFVIAGSAASTGALIAVGPALMIASRRPGIRVAGIVLALASIAVFLFLMVGLSSFPGLLDALSVILQKPKVELANATGRGQFWPTFIAATQDRLLGSGFSAADRFIQLLIPTTELADELGRDAVFITSSHNMFLSAWAGTGIIGLSFAVLTLIEPIRFAARADRGTRRIVACLILMLALNGLTTPGLFQDWNVNVLAYVAALACARAARREAEAGWRDVAPVPSPRGTGQAWPAA; encoded by the coding sequence ATGCTGAACGCCCTCATCGCCGTCGCGGCCGCGACCTGGTTCACGCTCGCCTACCCGGTCCTGCGCCGCCGCCTCGAGACGCATCCGCCGTCGGGCGGCGCGCCCCTGTTCTGGCCGCTGGCGCTGACGGTGGTCTTCGCCTTCATGCCGCTCGTCTTCACGGTTCCGCGCGAGGACGGCAACGCGGTGCTGGAGCAGGGGCTGACGGCCTCGAACGTCGTCACCATCGTGCTTACCGGCCTCACGGCCCTCTACCTGTTCGTGAAGGTCGCGGCCGACCGGCGCGTGCTGCTCCTGCCCTTCGCGATGCCCTACCTGCCGTTCACCCTGATGATCGTCATGAACGGGGTGAGCGCCGCCTGGTCGATCGTCCCGACCTACACGCTCTACCGCACCGCGGAACTCGCGGTGTTCACCCTCTCGTCGATCCTGATCTTCGACCGGCCTGACATCCGGCATCGGCTGGCCGACATCCTCGCCATCGTGACGCTCGCCTGGCTCGTCTCGGTGACGCCCGAGATCCTCCAGAGCCTGGCCTCCGGCATCGTGTTCTCCTCGGCCAAGAACAACATGATGCCGCTGGTCTGCGCGCTCCTGGGCTTTGCCGCCTGGTTCGGCCCGCCCAACCGCCGCCGCGGCCGCTACCTGGTCCTGGCCGCGGCCGGCTTCGTCATCGCGGGCTCGGCCGCCTCGACGGGCGCGCTGATCGCGGTCGGGCCGGCGCTGATGATCGCCTCGCGCCGTCCGGGTATCCGCGTCGCCGGCATCGTGCTGGCGCTGGCCTCGATCGCGGTGTTCCTGTTCCTGATGGTCGGCCTGTCGAGCTTTCCGGGGCTCCTCGACGCCCTCTCGGTCATCCTCCAGAAGCCGAAGGTGGAACTCGCCAACGCCACCGGCCGCGGCCAGTTCTGGCCGACCTTCATCGCGGCGACGCAGGACCGCCTGCTCGGCTCCGGCTTCTCGGCCGCCGACCGCTTCATCCAGCTCCTGATCCCGACCACCGAACTTGCCGACGAACTCGGCCGTGACGCGGTGTTCATCACGAGTTCGCACAACATGTTCCTGAGCGCCTGGGCCGGCACCGGGATCATCGGCCTGTCCTTCGCGGTCCTGACCTTGATCGAGCCGATCCGCTTCGCCGCCCGCGCCGACCGCGGCACCCGCCGGATCGTCGCCTGCCTGATCCTGATGCTCGCCCTCAACGGGCTGACGACACCCGGATTGTTCCAGGACTGGAACGTCAACGTGCTGGCCTACGTGGCGGCCCTCGCCTGCGCCCGGGCGGCGCGGCGCGAGGCCGAGGCGGGCTGGAGGGACGTCGCCCCGGTCCCGTCCCCGCGCGGGACGGGACAGGCTTGGCCCGCCGCTTGA
- a CDS encoding GumC family protein, translating to MTMVENVRNGLLVGAAPREGREYGEGVREPWFLDPREILRTMRLRWFTVLLPVLLCLGLAAAWMHLNPPLYAASTQILIDPRGLQVVKDGLTPPDQASDASLLLVDSQLRVLTSDDVLGRVVDRFDLAKDPEFQGRETLIGAAKALIARFTGRTDPAVDPRLTALRILRDRVGARRLERSFVLELGVTSDDREKAARLATGIAETYLARDAATRSETTRRAGEAIESRLAQLRDDLRKAEDKAQAFRAKHNLVGTRSQLVSEQQLTQLSEQLGAARAKALEAGARMRQVEGVISGGRFDSANEIVTNPTITSLRSQLAGVERLRADAEETLGKRHPSYMAAVVQEKALRAAIEAEIRRIAAASRNDFEAAQASAKVLGTTLERRKAEALKVGDDFVQLRELERQADASRSVYQAFLVRARELQEQQRLDTSASRIISQASPPEKRIGPPTPVLVAAALVAGLGLGLVGALALELLAGRVRSRRRLEGHLGRTGLDALPRAPRKAASAATLKADFGSTRGDVPYDVAVARLRHRLAAAEPGAKPLVVLVTAGDDRIGKSVLARSLALSAAADRERVVLVDADPKGGLTRDLGAAAPRDLAGLLRSRTPLGDALVTLPSGLRVLPRPADLPRDLAGNLADALLRSDADLVVVDLGLVGGDVVTERLIAEERIPMLLLAVSARRSRFSAVDRALKAIGPGRRARVVVTDADLRE from the coding sequence ATGACCATGGTCGAGAACGTCCGCAACGGGCTGCTCGTCGGGGCCGCCCCGCGGGAGGGGCGGGAATACGGGGAGGGCGTGCGGGAGCCCTGGTTCCTCGATCCGCGCGAGATCCTGCGCACCATGAGGTTGCGCTGGTTCACGGTGCTTCTGCCCGTCCTCCTGTGCCTCGGCCTCGCCGCGGCCTGGATGCACCTGAACCCGCCGCTCTACGCCGCCTCGACGCAGATCCTGATCGATCCGCGCGGGCTGCAGGTGGTCAAGGATGGGCTGACCCCGCCGGACCAGGCGAGCGACGCCAGCCTCCTCCTCGTCGACAGCCAGCTCCGGGTGCTCACCTCCGACGATGTGCTCGGCCGCGTGGTCGACCGGTTCGACCTCGCGAAGGATCCCGAATTCCAGGGTCGAGAGACCCTGATCGGTGCCGCGAAGGCGCTGATCGCCCGCTTCACCGGCCGCACCGATCCGGCGGTCGATCCCCGGCTGACGGCGCTCCGGATCCTGCGCGACCGGGTCGGGGCGCGGCGGCTGGAGCGCAGCTTCGTGCTGGAGCTCGGCGTGACCTCCGACGACCGCGAGAAGGCCGCCCGCCTCGCGACCGGTATCGCCGAGACCTACCTCGCCCGCGACGCCGCCACCCGCTCCGAGACGACCCGCCGGGCCGGCGAGGCGATCGAGAGCCGGCTGGCCCAGCTGCGCGACGACCTGCGCAAGGCCGAGGACAAGGCGCAGGCCTTCCGGGCCAAGCACAACCTCGTCGGCACCCGCTCGCAGCTGGTGAGCGAGCAGCAGCTGACCCAGCTGAGCGAGCAGCTCGGCGCCGCCCGGGCCAAGGCCCTCGAGGCCGGCGCCCGGATGCGCCAGGTCGAGGGCGTGATCAGCGGCGGCCGCTTCGATTCCGCCAACGAGATCGTCACCAACCCGACCATCACGAGCCTGCGCAGCCAGCTCGCCGGCGTCGAGCGCCTGCGCGCCGATGCGGAGGAGACGCTGGGCAAGCGCCATCCGAGCTACATGGCGGCCGTGGTGCAGGAAAAGGCCCTGCGCGCGGCGATCGAGGCCGAGATCCGCCGCATCGCGGCGGCGAGCCGCAACGACTTCGAGGCCGCCCAGGCGAGCGCCAAGGTCCTCGGCACGACCCTGGAGCGGCGCAAGGCCGAGGCGTTGAAGGTCGGCGACGACTTCGTGCAGCTGCGCGAACTGGAGCGCCAGGCGGATGCGAGCCGCTCTGTCTACCAGGCCTTCCTGGTCCGGGCTCGCGAGTTGCAGGAGCAGCAGCGCCTCGACACCTCGGCCTCGCGGATCATCTCCCAGGCCTCGCCGCCGGAGAAGCGCATCGGCCCGCCGACGCCGGTGCTGGTCGCGGCCGCCCTCGTCGCCGGCTTGGGCCTCGGCCTCGTCGGCGCCCTCGCGCTCGAACTGCTCGCCGGCCGCGTCCGCTCGCGCCGGCGTCTGGAAGGCCATCTCGGCCGCACCGGGCTCGACGCCCTGCCGCGGGCACCGCGCAAGGCCGCGAGCGCCGCCACCCTCAAGGCCGATTTCGGCAGCACCCGGGGCGACGTGCCCTACGATGTGGCCGTCGCGCGACTGCGCCATCGCCTCGCCGCCGCCGAGCCGGGTGCCAAGCCCCTCGTCGTCCTCGTCACCGCGGGCGACGACCGGATCGGCAAGTCGGTGCTGGCCCGCTCGCTCGCCCTCTCGGCGGCGGCGGACCGCGAGCGGGTGGTCCTGGTCGATGCCGACCCGAAGGGGGGGCTCACCCGCGACCTCGGTGCCGCCGCGCCCCGGGACCTCGCCGGCCTGTTGCGCAGCCGTACGCCCCTCGGCGACGCCCTGGTGACCCTTCCCTCGGGATTGCGGGTGCTGCCCCGCCCCGCCGACCTGCCGCGGGACCTCGCCGGCAATCTCGCCGACGCGCTCCTGCGCAGCGACGCCGACCTCGTCGTGGTCGATCTCGGCCTCGTCGGCGGCGACGTGGTGACCGAGCGCCTGATCGCCGAGGAGCGCATCCCGATGCTGCTGCTCGCCGTCAGCGCCCGGCGCAGCCGATTCTCCGCGGTGGACCGGGCGCTCAAGGCGATCGGCCCGGGCCGGCGGGCGCGGGTGGTGGTGACGGATGCGGATTTGCGGGAGTAG